The window TCGGCGCCCGGTACAAGAACGCCCGCCTGGCCGCGGCGGCCGCCGCCGCGAGCACGCGGCAGCTCGCCCCGCGCGACGGGCGCTGGTGGGCCGGCGCCGCGATCATGACGATCTCGCTCCTGCTGGTCGCGTTCGTCGCGCACACCGCCCTGTTCTCCGCGGCGCAGCACAGCCGGGCGCAGGTGCTGGCCTACGACGAGCTCCGGACCACCCTGGCCAAGGCCGAGACACCGGTGGGCCAGCTCGACCTGAACGGCGAGCTTGTCGAGGCGGGCTCTCCCGTGGCGCTGCTGAGCATCCCGGCGATCGGCGTCTCGGAGGTCGTGGCCGAGAGCTCGACCTCCCAGGTGCTGCGGTCCGGCCCGGGGCACCGGCGCGACAGCGTGCTGCCCGGCCAGGCCGGGACCTCGGTGATCCTGGGACGCCAGCTCACCTACGGCGGGCCGTTCGGCGGCCTGGACCGGCTGGTGCCGGGCGACGAGATCCGCGTGACCACCGGTCAGGGCGAGCACGTCTTCCGGGTGTTCGGCCTGCGGCATGCGGGTGACCCGCTGCCGAAGCCGCTCGCCCCCGGGCAGGGCCGCCTGGAGCTGATGACCGCCGACGGGCTGGAGCTGTTCCCGTCCGGCGTGCTGCACGTGGACGCCCAGCTCGTGTCCGACCTGCAGGAGACACCCACCAAGGTGCTCGCCGAGCCGGCGCTCCCGGACGAGGAGCGTGAGATGGCCGGTGACGACGGCGCCTGGTACATCGCCTTCTTTGTGCTCGTGTTCTTTGTGGCCGCTGGCATCGGGCTGTGGTGGCTGTGGACCTCGTGGGGGCGGTGGCACGCCTGGTTGATCGGCGTGCCCGTCCTGCTTGCCCTCGGCGTGACCTGCGCCGACATCGTCATGGACGCGCTGCCGAACCTGCTGTGAGAGGACCAGAGATGACCATCGAGGAACAGACCGCGGTCGCGGTGCAGAGCCCGCCGTCGGGCAAGGAGCTCTCCGTGCTGGACGCGCGGAACGTGTCCGCGTGGTTCGGCTCGCACAAGGTGCTCGAACGGGTCTCGCTGACCATGCCTGCAGGGCAGGTCACGGCGCTGATCGGGCCGTCGGGCTGCGGCAAGTCGACATTCCTGCGCATCCTCAACCGGATGCACGAGCTGGTGCCCATCGCGGCGCTGGCCGGCGAGGTGCGGCTCGACGGCGACGACATCTACGACCGCGGCAAGAAGATCCAGGACGCCCGCAAGGACATCGGCATGGTGTTCCAGAAGCCGAACCCGTTCCCGGCGATGTCGATCTACGACAACGTCGTGGCGGGGCTCAAGCTCACCGGCGTGCGGGCCTCCCGGGACGAGAAGGACCAGCTCGTGGAGCGGTCGCTCACCTCGGCCGGGCTCTGGAACGAGGTCAAGGACCGGCTCGCGCAGCCGGGCGGCGGGCTCTCGGGCGGGCAGCAGCAGCGGCTCTGCATCGCGCGGTCGCTGGCCGTGCGGCCCAAGGTGCTGCTGATGGACGAGCCGTGCTCCGCGCTCGACCCCACCTCCACGCGGGTCATCGAGGAGACCATGGTCGAGCTGCAGAAGGAGGTGACGATAGTGATCGTCACCCACAACATGCAGCAGGCCCAGCGGGTCTCCCAGCAGTGCGCGTTCTTCCTCGCGTCGCAGGGCACGCCCGGCGCGATCGTCGAGCACGGCGACACCGAGGCCATGTTCTCGGAGCCACAGGACGAGCGCACCTACGACTACGTGAACGGCCGGTTCGGGTGAACGTGCCCGGCGGGCGATGAGCGACGGCGCGGAGACGAGGGCGGGGCCGGGCGGTGGCGCGGCCGACGGTGCTGTGGCGGACGAGTCGCTGTTCGGCGGGCGGTACGTGCTCGGGGACCTGCTCGGCGTGGGTGGGACCGCGTCCGTGTTCGCGGCGGAGGACGTCGGCCGGTCGGTCGGGGAGGGCCGCGCCGAGTCGCCGGTCGACGGACGTGCGGAGCAACGGGCCGACGAGCCCGGGGTCGACGGCGTCCCGGTCGCGCTGAAGATCCTGCACCCGCACCTCAGCGCCGACGCCGCGTCGCGCGACGCGTTCCTGACCGAGGCGCACGCAGCCCAGGAGCTGCGGCACCCGAACATCGCCGCGGTGCGCGGCTCCGGCCTGCACGAGGCATCGGGGGTGGTGCTCGCGTGGATCGCCCTCGACCTGGTCGACGGCGGCAGCGTCGGCGAACGGGTCGACGCCGACGGGCCGCTGCGCCCGGCCGAGGCCGCCGCGGTGCTCGACGGCGTGCTGGCGGCGCTCGCGGTCGCGCACGAGGTCCGTCTGGTGCACCGCGACGTGTCGCCCGCGAACGTCCTGCTGCACGGGGTGGGGCCGGGCGAGGCGCTGCGCGCGGAGCACGTGCGGCTCGTGGACTTCGGCCTGGCTGACGCCGCCGGGCGCACCGCGGTGGGCCGTGACGTGCTGCGGGCCGGTGCGGACGTGCTGCGCTTGGGCCCTGGCGCCGACGGGTCGGCAGTGACCGTGGTGCTCGACGCCGCCACGGCCGGGGTGTCCCGGACCCGGACCGCGGGAGCCGGTGCTGTTGCGGGGGCTGGTGCCCGTGCCGGGGCCGCAACTGGTGGGCGTGCCGGGACCACATCCGGACCCAGAGCGGGGCAGTCCGTGGTGGGCAACCCTCAGTTCATGTCGCCGGAGCAGGCGCAGGGCCGGCCGGTGCGCGTCGCGGGCGACCTCTACCAGGCCGGCGCCCTGCTGTACTACCTGCTGACCGGGCGTCCGCCCTTTCCTCGGGACACCGACGCCCAAGTGCTCGACGCGCACGTGTCCGCGCCGCCGCCCGTGCCGTCGGCCTTGGTCCAGGGCGCGCGGGCCTTCGACCGCGTGGTGACCCGCGCCATGCACAAGACACCGGTTCGCCGCTTCCGCGACGCCGCCGAGATGCGGACCGCACTGGCGGAGGCGGCGGCCCGCCTCCGCAGACCAGACGAGCCCACTCCCGCTCCGCCGCCCCCCGATGGACCGTTGAGTGCGGGGGACTTGTTGGATCGCCAGTCGGCATCCCAACAAATATCCAGCACTCAGCGGACCGGCGACCTCAAGTACCTGACGCCCGTCGAGGCCGAGCCAGCGCCCGAGCCTGCCCGGCGCGGCGGTGCGGCGGGCGTCGGGGTTGTGGTGATCGGGCTGCTCGTGGCCGGGCTGGCGGTCTGGGCCGCTGTCGCGGCGCCGGGGCTGTCCGCGGCGGGTCCGTCGCCGTCGCCGAGCGCCAGCCGGTCGGTATCGGCCGGCCCGACGCCGTCAGACACGCCGAGCGCGGACCCGTCGCCCTCGCGGGAGCCGACGCCGAGCGCGTCGCCGGAGGAGAGCGCCCCGTCGCCGTCGTCCGCGCCGACACCCTCCGGGAACGCGACCACCGCGCCGCCGTCGAACCCCGAGCAGGTGCGGGTGCCCGTGCTGACCGGGACGCTCGCCGAGGTGCAGGCGGCGCTGCGCGACGCCGGGCTGGTGCTCGGCGAGGTCACGCGCACGGACTCGCCCGAGCCCGCCAACAGCGTGCTCGGCCAGCGGACCGCGGGCGGGCGGACCGTGCCGGCGGGTACCGCCGTGGACGTCACCGTGGCGAGCGGCCGCAACACCGTGCCGACCGTGGTCGGCATGACGCTGGGTGCGGCGGCGGCCGAGGTGGAGTCGGCGGGCTTCGAGGTGGTGCTGGAGGATCCGACCGCGCCGGCGATCACCCCCGCCAGCGGCACCACGCCGCCGGCCGGGACGGTGCTCCGCCTGGGCGTGCGCGTGACGGTGCTGGTCGGGGAGTCCGAGCCGGCGCCGTCGGGCTCGCCATCCGGAGGGCCCTGAAGACCTGCCGCGGGCCGCTGGCGGGAAGGCCGGCCCGGTCAGCGACGCAGCTCGATGGCGCTCAGCCCCGCGAGGCTGAGGATGAGGCGGTCGCCCGTGTCGACGACCGTGACGAGCACGTGGTCGCACCCCGTGCACCGGGCCACGAGCCCAGGGGCGTCGGGGTAGACCATGGCCTCCGCGATCCGGCCCATGTGGCCGCAGCCGCCGCACCGTGCGCGTGCTGCGGTCACGTCGGTGGTGAACACCTCGGAGAGTGCACCCGCCAGTACGTTGCCGTCGAGGTGATGTGTCATCTAAAGGCCTCCGAAGCGCTCGGTGTGGATGTCCGTCGCGGAGTGGCCGAGCTCTTGCAGCCAGGGGGCGACCGCTTCGACGAACCCTGTGGAGCCGCACACGTAGATGCTTGGCCGGTCGGCCGCCTCGATGGTGCGGGCGGCGAGCGTCTCCCGGTTGAGCCGCCCGACCGGGTCCGGCCAGCCGTCCGGTGCTTCGCGGGTGTAGACGAGGTCCAGCTCGAACCCCGGCCCGGCGAGTGCGGCGAGCTCGTCCGCGAAGAAGGTGTCTGCCGGGGTGCGGACGGAGTAGATCAGCCGGAAGGGTGCGTCGTCGCCGGTGGCACCGTGCGCGGCGGCCATCGCGTAGAGCGGTACGACGCCGGAGCCGCCGGCGACGAGCTGGACCGGACGGCCGCTCCCGTCGGGTCGCCAGATGAAGTACGCCCCCAGCGGGCCGTGGATCTCGAGCTTGTCACCGGGCAGCACGTCGTGGACCAGGAACGGCGAGACCTCGCCGTCCGGCAGCGCGTCGACCGCGAGCACCACCTGTCCGGCCGGTGTGGAGGAGGCGATCGAGTAGGACCGGCTCGCCTGATAGCCGTCGGGGGCGGTGAGGCGCAGGTCGAGGTGGGACCCGGCCTCGCTGCCGGGCCACGTGGGCACGTCGAGGGTGAGCCGTACGGCCGACGGTGTCTCGCGGCGGGTCTCGACGACGGTCGCGACATGCCACGCCGGGCGCGGCCGGGACGTGCTGACCTGGGTCACGGGTTGCGCGCTCACCAGTAGCGCTCCTCCTTCCACGGGTCGCCGTAGAGGTGGTAGCCGTACTGTTCCCAGAACCCGGGATCGTTGTCCGGCATCATCGTCAGGCCGCGGAGCCACTTGGCGCTCTTCCAGAAGTACAGGTGCGGCACGAGCAGCCGTGCGGGTCCGCCGTGCTCCGGGTGCAACGGGTCGCCCTCGGCCTCGGTGGCGATCCAGGCCTTGCCGTCCAGCAGGTCCTCCAGGGGCAGGTTGGTGGTGTAGCCGCCGTAGGAGTGGGCCATGACGTACTCATGCTCGGACTCGACGTTCTCGAACACCTTGTCGAGGCTGACGCCGCGCCAGGCCATGTCGAGCTTGGTCCAGTGGGTGACGCAGTGGATGTCCACCGTGACGTCCTCGACCCCGAGCGCGAGGAGCTGGTCCCAGCTCCACCGGTGGTCGGTGCCGGTCTCGTCCTGGATCGTGAGCTCCCAGTCGGCGGCGTCGACGTGCGGAGTGGGGCCGGCGCTGAGCACCGGCCAGTCCTGGACCAGGCTCTGGCCCGGCGGGAGGCGCGTGTCCGGTTCGCGTCGGCGGCCGGAGAAACCACGGGTGGCGAACGACATGCCTGCTCCCATCTGGGCGATCGCGGTCGGGGTGCACCCCGAATGATCGTGTGGACAGCGTACGGCCGCGGGCCTTCCGGGTGCGCGGGGGAGAGGCCCGGATTCCCGGGCGAGGTTGCCGGGTAGCGCCGCCGTCGGCCCCTGGCCGACGTCGTAGGGTCTGCCTCATGACAGATCAGCTGCCCCGCCCGGACGAGCTGGAGGTCTTCGAGGGCTTCCGCACCCGGCTGGAGGCCATCGCCTACCGCCTCCTGGGCTCGGCCGCGGAGGCCGAGGATGCCGCCCAGGAGACTTTCCTGCGCTGGGCCGCCGCGGACCGTGAGCAGATCAGGGTGCCGGAGGCGTGGCTGACCCGGGTGCTGACCAACCTGTGCCTCACCCAGCTGGGGTCCGCGCGGGCGCGGCGCGAGGTCTACGTGGGCGAGTGGCTGCCCGAGCCGGTGCTCGGTGGCGACCCGATGCTGGGCCCGGCGGACACGGCCGAGCAGCGCGAGTCGGTTTCCACGGCGGTGCTCGTGCTGCTGGAGCGGCTCACCCCGAACGAGCGAGCGGTCTACGTGCTGCGGGAGGCGTTCGCCTACTCGCACGCGGAGATCGCCGAGATCCTTGACCTCACCGAGGTGGGCAGCCAGCAGATCTTCCACCGGGCCAAGCAGCACCTGGCCAAGGAGCGGACCCGCGCCGCGATCGACCTGGCCGACGCGCGCACAGTGGTGGAAGAGTTCCTGGCGGCCGCCACGAGCGGGCAGGTCGAACCGCTGCTGCGGCTGCTGACCGCCGACGTGGTGGGGGTCGGCGACGGCGGCGGCAAGGTCCCGGCGCGCGCGAGGTCCGTCGACGGCGCGAAGGCCGTCGCGCAGTTCCTGCGCGGCCTGTTCCGGCCGGCCGAGTCCAAGCGGGCGATCGTCGGCGGCCGTCCCGACATGTACGCGTGGACCGCCAACGGGCTTCCGGCCGTGATCGTCGTGGTCGACGACCGGATCGTCGGCGTCATGACCCTGGAGCCGACCGACGACGGGATCGCCGCGGTGCTCAGCCAGGTCAACCCCGACAAGCTCGGCCGCGCCGCCCGGCAGTGGGCGGCTGCGGACCACGGGGAGCCGATCATCAGCGGCTGGTGACCCTGCGGTAGGCGTGGGCGCGAGGATGTGACCGCCGTCACACCGGGTCGGTGTCCGGGGGTGTCAGGGATCGGGCAGCCATCCAGTTCAGGAGGCAGACCCAACCCGCCACCCGACAGGAGCGAGCCCATGAAGCACCGCATCGTCATTCTCGGAGCCGGATACGCCGGAGCCTCCGTCGCGACCCGCCTGCCGCGGCGCCTGCACCGCGACGACGTGGACATCACCCTGGTCAACGCCGAGCCGGACTTCGTCGAGCGGGTCCGGATGCATCAGGTCGCCGCCGGCCAGGACCTCCGCCACCGGCCGCTGCGCGACATGCTGGCAGGCACGGGCGCCACGGTGCGGGTCGCACGCGTGACCGCCGTCGACGTCGACCGCCGGACCGTGGCCCTCACGGGTAGCGAGGGTGACCAGGAGCTGGCCTACGACACGCTCGTCTACGCCCTGGGCAGCGCGCAGGACGACCACGGTGTGCCCGGCGTCACCGAGCACGCCCACGACGTCGCGAGCCGGGCGGGCGCCCTCCGGCTGCGCGAGCGGCTGAGCGGGCTCCCCGACGGCGGCCGCGTGGTGGTGGTCGGTGGCGGCCTGACCGGCATCGAGGCGGCCAGCGAGCTCGCCGAGGCCCACGGACGCCTGGAGGTGGCCCTCGTCGTCCGTGGTGGTCTGGGCGAGCGGCTCTCACCGACGGGGCGGGAGCATCTGCGCTCGACCCTCGGCCGCCTCGGCGTCACGGTCCACGAGCAAACCGGCGTCAGCAGGGTCGGCGCGGGCGAGGTCGTGACCGACGACGGCGGAGTGCTCCCGGCGGACGTCACCGTGTGGCAGGCCGGATTCGCCGTGCACCCGATCGCCGCCGCGACGGGCCTGGCGGTCTCGGAGCGCGGGCAGATCGTCGTCGACGGGACCATGCGCTCCGTCTCCCACCCGGA is drawn from Promicromonospora sp. Populi and contains these coding sequences:
- a CDS encoding sortase, whose amino-acid sequence is MTNPPTNPTSATVQDLPDNPTPADDEPSNPYAVRNTLGARYKNARLAAAAAAASTRQLAPRDGRWWAGAAIMTISLLLVAFVAHTALFSAAQHSRAQVLAYDELRTTLAKAETPVGQLDLNGELVEAGSPVALLSIPAIGVSEVVAESSTSQVLRSGPGHRRDSVLPGQAGTSVILGRQLTYGGPFGGLDRLVPGDEIRVTTGQGEHVFRVFGLRHAGDPLPKPLAPGQGRLELMTADGLELFPSGVLHVDAQLVSDLQETPTKVLAEPALPDEEREMAGDDGAWYIAFFVLVFFVAAGIGLWWLWTSWGRWHAWLIGVPVLLALGVTCADIVMDALPNLL
- the pstB gene encoding phosphate ABC transporter ATP-binding protein PstB, whose amino-acid sequence is MTIEEQTAVAVQSPPSGKELSVLDARNVSAWFGSHKVLERVSLTMPAGQVTALIGPSGCGKSTFLRILNRMHELVPIAALAGEVRLDGDDIYDRGKKIQDARKDIGMVFQKPNPFPAMSIYDNVVAGLKLTGVRASRDEKDQLVERSLTSAGLWNEVKDRLAQPGGGLSGGQQQRLCIARSLAVRPKVLLMDEPCSALDPTSTRVIEETMVELQKEVTIVIVTHNMQQAQRVSQQCAFFLASQGTPGAIVEHGDTEAMFSEPQDERTYDYVNGRFG
- a CDS encoding PASTA domain-containing protein, which gives rise to MSDGAETRAGPGGGAADGAVADESLFGGRYVLGDLLGVGGTASVFAAEDVGRSVGEGRAESPVDGRAEQRADEPGVDGVPVALKILHPHLSADAASRDAFLTEAHAAQELRHPNIAAVRGSGLHEASGVVLAWIALDLVDGGSVGERVDADGPLRPAEAAAVLDGVLAALAVAHEVRLVHRDVSPANVLLHGVGPGEALRAEHVRLVDFGLADAAGRTAVGRDVLRAGADVLRLGPGADGSAVTVVLDAATAGVSRTRTAGAGAVAGAGARAGAATGGRAGTTSGPRAGQSVVGNPQFMSPEQAQGRPVRVAGDLYQAGALLYYLLTGRPPFPRDTDAQVLDAHVSAPPPVPSALVQGARAFDRVVTRAMHKTPVRRFRDAAEMRTALAEAAARLRRPDEPTPAPPPPDGPLSAGDLLDRQSASQQISSTQRTGDLKYLTPVEAEPAPEPARRGGAAGVGVVVIGLLVAGLAVWAAVAAPGLSAAGPSPSPSASRSVSAGPTPSDTPSADPSPSREPTPSASPEESAPSPSSAPTPSGNATTAPPSNPEQVRVPVLTGTLAEVQAALRDAGLVLGEVTRTDSPEPANSVLGQRTAGGRTVPAGTAVDVTVASGRNTVPTVVGMTLGAAAAEVESAGFEVVLEDPTAPAITPASGTTPPAGTVLRLGVRVTVLVGESEPAPSGSPSGGP
- a CDS encoding DUF6510 family protein → MTHHLDGNVLAGALSEVFTTDVTAARARCGGCGHMGRIAEAMVYPDAPGLVARCTGCDHVLVTVVDTGDRLILSLAGLSAIELRR
- a CDS encoding ferredoxin reductase; its protein translation is MSAQPVTQVSTSRPRPAWHVATVVETRRETPSAVRLTLDVPTWPGSEAGSHLDLRLTAPDGYQASRSYSIASSTPAGQVVLAVDALPDGEVSPFLVHDVLPGDKLEIHGPLGAYFIWRPDGSGRPVQLVAGGSGVVPLYAMAAAHGATGDDAPFRLIYSVRTPADTFFADELAALAGPGFELDLVYTREAPDGWPDPVGRLNRETLAARTIEAADRPSIYVCGSTGFVEAVAPWLQELGHSATDIHTERFGGL
- a CDS encoding molybdopterin-dependent oxidoreductase; translation: MSFATRGFSGRRREPDTRLPPGQSLVQDWPVLSAGPTPHVDAADWELTIQDETGTDHRWSWDQLLALGVEDVTVDIHCVTHWTKLDMAWRGVSLDKVFENVESEHEYVMAHSYGGYTTNLPLEDLLDGKAWIATEAEGDPLHPEHGGPARLLVPHLYFWKSAKWLRGLTMMPDNDPGFWEQYGYHLYGDPWKEERYW
- the sigJ gene encoding RNA polymerase sigma factor SigJ, giving the protein MTDQLPRPDELEVFEGFRTRLEAIAYRLLGSAAEAEDAAQETFLRWAAADREQIRVPEAWLTRVLTNLCLTQLGSARARREVYVGEWLPEPVLGGDPMLGPADTAEQRESVSTAVLVLLERLTPNERAVYVLREAFAYSHAEIAEILDLTEVGSQQIFHRAKQHLAKERTRAAIDLADARTVVEEFLAAATSGQVEPLLRLLTADVVGVGDGGGKVPARARSVDGAKAVAQFLRGLFRPAESKRAIVGGRPDMYAWTANGLPAVIVVVDDRIVGVMTLEPTDDGIAAVLSQVNPDKLGRAARQWAAADHGEPIISGW
- a CDS encoding NAD(P)/FAD-dependent oxidoreductase produces the protein MKHRIVILGAGYAGASVATRLPRRLHRDDVDITLVNAEPDFVERVRMHQVAAGQDLRHRPLRDMLAGTGATVRVARVTAVDVDRRTVALTGSEGDQELAYDTLVYALGSAQDDHGVPGVTEHAHDVASRAGALRLRERLSGLPDGGRVVVVGGGLTGIEAASELAEAHGRLEVALVVRGGLGERLSPTGREHLRSTLGRLGVTVHEQTGVSRVGAGEVVTDDGGVLPADVTVWQAGFAVHPIAAATGLAVSERGQIVVDGTMRSVSHPDVYAVGDSALAEGALGTSLRMSCASGIPMAWQAADSIAARLTGGSLPHTPLDYVQQCISLGRRDAVIQFVTADDRAKPTVLTGRFAAGYKELICKGAAFTVAHPLLYLVRRRLVAGAIVAPTTGA